A genomic window from Vitis riparia cultivar Riparia Gloire de Montpellier isolate 1030 chromosome 16, EGFV_Vit.rip_1.0, whole genome shotgun sequence includes:
- the LOC117934072 gene encoding stilbene synthase 1-like: protein MASVEEFRNAQRAKGPATILAIGTATPDHCVYQSDYADYYFRVTKSEHMTELKKKFNRICDKSMIKKRYIHLTEEMLEEHPNIGAYMAPSLNIRQEIITAEVPKLGKEAALKALKEWGQPKSKITHLVFCTTSGVEMPGADYKLANLLGLETSVRRVMLYHQGCYAGGTVLRTAKDLAENNAGARVLVVCSEITVVTFRGPSEDALDSLVGQALFGDGSAAVIVGSDPDVSIERPLFQLVSAAQTFIPNSAGAIAGNLREVGLTFHLWPNVPTLISENIEKCLSQAFDPLGISDWNSLFWIAHPGGPAILDAVEAKLNLEKKKLEATRHVLSEYGNMSSACVLFILDEMRKKSLKGEKVTTGEGLDWGVLFGFGPGLTIETVVLHSIPTITN, encoded by the exons ATGGCTTCAGTCGAGGAATTTAGAAACGCTCAACGTGCCAAGGGTCCGGCCACCATCCTAGCCATTGGCACAGCTACCCCCGACCACTGTGTCTACCAGTCTGATTATGCTGATTACTATTTCAGGGTCACTAAGAGCGAGCACATGACTGAGTTGAAGAAGAAGTTCAATCGCATAT GTGACAAATCAATGATCAAGAAGCGTTACATTCATTTGACTGAAGAAATGCTTGAGGAGCACCCAAACATTGGTGCTTATATGGCTCCATCTCTTAACATACGACAAGAGATTATCACTGCTGAGGTACCTAAGCTTGGTAAGGAAGCAGCATTGAAAGCTCTTAAAGAGTGGGGCCAACCAAAGTCCAAGATCACCCATCTTGTATTTTGTACAACCTCAGGTGTAGAAATGCCCGGTGCGGATTACAAACTCGCTAATCTCTTAGGCCTTGAAACATCAGTTAGAAGGGTCATGTTGTACCATCAAGGGTGCTATGCAGGTGGAACTGTCCTTCGAACTGCTAAGGATCTTGCAGAAAATAATGCAGGAGCACGAGTTCTTGTGGTGTGCTCTGAGATCACTGTTGTTACATTTCGTGGGCCTTCTGAGGATGCTTTGGACTCTTTAGTAGGTCAAGCCCTTTTTGGTGATGGGTCTGCAGCTGTGATTGTTGGATCAGATCCAGATGTCTCGATTGAACGACCCCTCTTTCAACTTGTTTCAGCAGCCCAAACGTTTATTCCTAATTCAGCAGGTGCTATTGCGGGTAACTTACGTGAGGTGGGACTCACCTTTCACTTGTGGCCTAATGTGCCTACTTTGATTTCCGAGAACATAGAGAAATGCTTGAGTCAGGCTTTTGACCCACTTGGTATCAGCGATTGGAACTCGTTATTTTGGATCGCTCACCCGGGTGGCCCTGCAATTCTTGATGCAGTTGAAGCAAAACtcaatttagagaaaaagaaacttgAAGCAACAAGGCACGTGTTAAGTGAGTATGGTAACATGTCTAGTGCATGTgtgttgtttattttggatgagATGAGGAAGAAATCCCTAAAAGGGGAAAAGGTCACCACAGGTGAAGGATTAGATTGGGGAGTACTATTTGGTTTTGGGCCCGGCTTGACCATCGAAACTGTTGTGCTGCATAGCATTCCTACGATTACAAATTAA